TGTGCTACTATTTGTGGGTTCTTATGGATGCGTTTCCAACATTAAAGCAAGTAGCAATACTTAAAAGGTACTTAATTAGCTGAAAAAGCACTTTGTGACATTGTTAATTTATGAAATGGTATACTGGCCTTTACCACAAGACAATTTGAATCTATAAGTGAAGATGCCTCACCACAATTAAATTGCACCTTGCATCACATTGCCCCTGGAGGGATTGTGTGGAGGTGTAGATTTCTTGCCTAAGCAAGACATACCTGCCATTAAGGGACTATAGCAAACATTCACCAGACTaatccctgggatggcagggccaACTCACAGCAAGATCAGAAAGAACGGGCAAACTGGCCTCTGCTCTGCAGagttagaaaaaaaatgcaaagtcaTCTCACCACAACTTACAAACTTCTTAAAAGGGTGGATGCACAAAGAATATTCCCGAGGGGTCCAAAACCCAAGGGTACGGTCTTAGAATGAGAGGTAAGCATTTAGGGCCGAGGGTGGGAGGCataatgtttcacacagaggatagtgaatcCCTGAAATTCTCTCATCCAAAAAAAAAGAGAGGCATGGAACTCATTCACCAAATATGTTCAAGGTAGAGGTCGACAGATATCTAGATACTGAAGTTATCAAGGGATAAAAGGATAGCAGGAATTTGGATATTGAGGAAGATGATCAGTCATGtctggaatggtggagcaggctggaggggccaaatggcttactcttgcTCCTATGTTCATAAGTTCCAATGAAAATGTGAATGTACAAATGCACTCTTAAAATGCAGAAATTGTGTTATCAACAGTTTCTAGCTAAAGGTGAACAGCCTTAAAATGTCTTTCAATGAAGAGACATAATTGTTTGTTTTACAAACCTAAGATGTAAAAGCatgaagaggccattcagacctttgagtCTGACCAGATTGAGGGCTCAACTTCATTTGTTTGTCCacccatcttcaactgcttcacagcGGCCCTCCTCCATCATGAGATTAGTATTGGAGATGCTCGCTGATGACTATACAATGTTTAGCAACATTCACAACTTGTCACGTGCCAGTACCGTCCATATTCATTTGCAGCaagacaatatccaagcttggaaTGACAAATAGAAAGTAACATTCAAGCCACACAACTGCCAAGCAATAATCATTTCCAACCTTTGATAGCATTACCAAAACCCCATTAACAACAACCAAGGAGCCACAACGGAAGAGAAACTGATCTGGACTGGTTACTTAAATACTGTGGCGACAAGggtaggtcagaagctaggaatcctgcagcgagtaactcaccctcctgactcctcagagctgaccaccatctacaaaagGCACAAACCAgcagcatgatggaatactctccacttgctggaTGAGTGCAAGTACAACATTCAAAAAGATTGATAtcttccagaacaaagcagcccacttgattggcacccaacCCATCACCTTTAACattcagggataacaaagtgtggagctggaggaatacagcaggccaggcagcatcagaagaacatgCTGTcagtcagccttcctgttcttctgatgctgcctgccctgctgtgttcctccagctccacactgtgttacctcagactccagtgttagcagttcttgctatctcacctTTAACACTCACTTCCTTTATCAGGGACGTGCgttagcagcagtatgtactatctagaAGTTGCACTGCCACGACTTAGCACGGCTCCTCTGACAGCATCTTGCTAATCTTCGAGTTCTACCATCCAGAaggtcaaaggcagcagatgcaccACGCTACACTTCATCTCCCAAATTAAAACCCATTCACTAAGTCTCCTTTTGCACTCTTCACAACTCACTCTTCTACTTATTTTTATGCCATTAGCAAATGCAGCAATTGTACATTCAATCCTGTCATTGAAGTCATTGATTATAGATTATAACTTATCAAgttccagcattgatccttgtggtgcCTCCTTACTCAGAGCTCGAAAATCCAAAGAAATGATAGAGTATTCCCTATCTACGTTTCCTAATAACTAATACTCCAACCTTATAAATAGGCTATTCCCTCACAGAGTTCTTATTGTATGCAGCAGGCTTTGACGTGACACCATCTGGAGTGCTATCTTTCAAGctccttttggaaatccaaatacacaatCCTGATCGAGGAAGTAGAAATTTAGAtgctcaaagaactctaataaattagtcaaatacaatacaaaaaaagttgctgaaaaagaccagcaggtctggcagcatctgtgaagggaaagaacagagttaatgtttcgggtccggtgacccttccgcagaaacTGTTCCTCCTGTTCTGactaagggtcaccggacccgaaacgttaactcggttttttccccttcacagatgctgccagacctactgggttATTGCAGCAacgctgtttttgttcctgatttacagcatccagaattcttttagtttttatttagtcAAGTAGGAAATCTCTTCCAGAAGATCACAGAGACTACCCAACGTCATTAACCGCTTCCTGCTATAACCTCATTAATAATAGCATCCAGCAATTATTTACTTCCTTTTGTGATGATATCTGCAGTAGAAAAGAAGAATTGTTCGCAGTCCGATGTTATATTTCTAAATAATACAAACCATCAGTATTGTTAAAATAATGAATCTCCATGCTTACATACTTTGCTTTTCAAGTTGCAGGTTTTAGAAAATTGTTCACAGCTTTCAAGAAAATTAATATAATCTACCTTAACATTCAGATGCATTGATGGCTGACTCAACTGCAGGCATTGATAATGTCACCAGGACAAACTCCTCTAGCAACACCACATGCCAGCTATCCTCAAACACCTTGGCAATGTTCACAATGGTTGCCTATTCATTAATATGTACTGTCGGAATCACGCTCAATAGCCTAGCTTTCTGGGTGTACTTCTGTCACATTCCCAGCAGCAACAGCATCATCATCTACTTAAAGAACCTGGTCATAGCCGATTTCCTGCTGATCCTGATGTTGCCAATAAAAATTGTCGGAGGGACCCAAGTGGGCTCGGCAGCACTGGCAAAAATCTACTGCAATTTCACATCGTGTATCCTCTACCTGAACCTGTATTCGAGCATTCTCTTCCTGGGATATATCGCAGCCACACGATACTTAAAAATTGTAAAACCACTCAAGATTTATGCGTTTCACAAAGTGAAGTCCGCAAAAATTATTGCTGGCCTAACATGGAGTGTGCTTCTCAGCTTTGGATTTTCTTACATGCTCCTGACACTGAAAAACTCATCCCAGAACAGACCGAAAGCCACAGCAACATGCTTGGACTCGAGAAAAGGTTCAGGAATTTACTGGCACATCTGTCTTCACGTTGGGGGCACCGTTCTGTTCCTCTGCGTGCTCATAGGGCTTTGCTTCTTTTACTTTCAAACAGCAAAGCGTCTCGACAAGTCTCCATCTCCAAGCTCACTCAAGAAGCAAGCCAAGGCGAAGAACAACATTCTAATCCTTCTCGCCGTCTTCTTGGTGTGTTTTGTACCCTACCACACTGCAAGGCTTCCTTATATTTTGAGTCAGATAAATGTCATCTCCGGATGTTTCTGGAGAAAGACGCTCTACCACTTGAAAGAATCAGCCATCGTTCTGTCAACACTGAATGCCTGCTTTGATCCAGTGATCTACTTCCTGTTTTGCAAGGCATTCAGGTCAAAGTTAGGCCTGGAGAAAATGTCAAAGGACAGTGATTCACATAATGAACTGTCCTTACACGCTAATGCCACACATTCTGTACATGACAAATCAAGCAGCAGCCATATTAAAGTGTGAAAGAACCTAACAGCAATCTTGCACAATCACCCTAAACCTGCTATTGTTCTATTATTCCAATTACCGAGgaagaaatatatatatatatatctttaGAAAGTGTAAAAAGTTTTTTCAGCAGGAAAAACCAGAACATTGCATTTATAATAACGTCTAATGCAAAAGTGCATCAGAGCAGAAGCATTATTTTTGAAGGTGCCCAGTTTTTTGttatttaaaatgacaaacagtggcCAAGTTTCACGTAGCAAGGTGCCCTAAAACAATACGAAGCTAAATTGTGACAATCTTCCACTGGCGGTGTCAGCTCAGGAATACATGTCGATCAAAGAAGTTTTTTCAGATTCCAACTTGAAACATACACCATCATGTCTGGGACGACACTTAGCAGCAACAGCAGGATTCACCACGGTTTATTCTTTTGGTGTGGACTCCTTGCATCTACAACCACACTCCCCAGTGGATCATTTGGCCCAGCCATTATACGAATACAGATGACCACAACACTAGCTTCTACGGTCCTCAGATCTAAATAGCCTCGTGT
The sequence above is drawn from the Stegostoma tigrinum isolate sSteTig4 chromosome 14, sSteTig4.hap1, whole genome shotgun sequence genome and encodes:
- the LOC132210514 gene encoding P2Y purinoceptor 14-like gives rise to the protein MADSTAGIDNVTRTNSSSNTTCQLSSNTLAMFTMVAYSLICTVGITLNSLAFWVYFCHIPSSNSIIIYLKNLVIADFLLILMLPIKIVGGTQVGSAALAKIYCNFTSCILYLNLYSSILFLGYIAATRYLKIVKPLKIYAFHKVKSAKIIAGLTWSVLLSFGFSYMLLTLKNSSQNRPKATATCLDSRKGSGIYWHICLHVGGTVLFLCVLIGLCFFYFQTAKRLDKSPSPSSLKKQAKAKNNILILLAVFLVCFVPYHTARLPYILSQINVISGCFWRKTLYHLKESAIVLSTLNACFDPVIYFLFCKAFRSKLGLEKMSKDSDSHNELSLHANATHSVHDKSSSSHIKV